Part of the Pomacea canaliculata isolate SZHN2017 linkage group LG11, ASM307304v1, whole genome shotgun sequence genome is shown below.
ACTTTTCACACTGTGTCTATTGTACtttatgtgttcatgcatgccaGACACACTAACCTAGTTTTAGTCTAAAGCTTTGAGTTATCGCTTCCATTTGTGTATGTTTCTGCGAATGATATTtgccaaatattttattatgaatttttaaaaatattttaagtagaaaatattttgctgatttaaattaatatgatttaGAAATATTATACAAGAAAGACTCACGAAACTTCTCGTTGTTGCATGTGCTTAATAGGTGGATACAAATGCTGCGATTCTTGTTATTTCTTCTGTGCGTGTCTCGTGTCCTGGCGAAGGATACAGAAAGGTAAAACGTGTTGACTCTTCTTGACTTTTAGCTTACAATACATGCAAAAGGTTTACCAATcattaacaaaatgaaatgcGTAATCATTTGTCAGTCGtcaaaataatatgtaaataatgacaaatattaaaataagaattgtTTAAGTGACATGTTTCACCATAGTCTATTGTCTCACACTGCTTGCTTCACTTCCCGGAGCGCCcggtctttctgtttgtttgtttttatgtatgttaaCATTGAATCTTTTACTTGAGGTATcatgtgatgtctgatgtgcTATGTAATGGTAACACTGGCAGACAAACAATTTAATGAAAAGGATTAATTAAGATGTGTTGTAGTGCGTGATATTGAGGGCATACAGTCGCCAGCGAAATGTCTTATGAGCATCAGTCCCTAACATGTAATAAAGTATTGCAACTGCAATAGTTTGGGGCGCTAGTGAGGTGGTCCTGCACAGGCCAACTCCTTGATGCTCGTgagtcagttctttctctggcaaCACTGGCATCGACCCCTTctaaggtaccttgaaggacagatTTTGACATAGAGTCgtgtcgggtcacgtggccagacCTCACCAGCTCACGTGACTTGACTATTGCAAGAAGAGCTTCCTGCTGTCCTACGAGTGCTGCAACCGAGATTCGTACCAAGTCATTATTTGTATGTTCCCTGTACAAAATCACCAGTAGTCCTCTCAGCCACATGTTCTCATATTCTCCTCTCCTTATCGGCAAGCAGAGTACATGTTGCACATTTGTAATGCAAGGTTGGTACTACAAGGGACCTGTAGAGATTTTAGTATTAAACCTAATTTTATGAGTGCACCAGACCAACCATTTCCGCTTCTGTTGTTGCGGATACCTTTGGTGGAGCTGTAGAAGGTGGCGTCTAAGTACTTAAAGCTTCCTAACTCTTCAAACGGCATCCCGGTCATCTAGATGTCTGCTTTACCGTGCTAGTCTCCATTGTGTGTTCAAACTGTCTGTATGTCTCATGGTAAGATCTTTGTTAGTGACTGGTATCAGTAGCACGCAAAGCGTGTATTATACAATATCAATATACCATATGGTCTCTTATTGTGAAAGAGgagttaaaatattaaacattattgTAAAAGGAACATACAGCCCTAATgagacaataattaaaaaaaatctatggtCTAAAAATTCATAAGGTATATGTTTGACAATCATGGATCTGAGGAAGTCCtagttttttggggggagttGGGGgtgttaaagtaaaaaaaaaattaatactaatgaattattaataattttaaaacgtAATAATTCTAGATGCCAAGGGAAAGACTGCGAGATAAAGACCTGGCACAATAAAAACTGCAGGACAAACGACGATTGCAATCAGCCACTTGCCGTTTGCTATGAAAATCAGTGTCGGTGTGACCCAGGGTACTACTACACCACAAACGATACGTGTActagcagtgagtagacaatggttctgtgtggtaTGCTTGACCGCAACAAACTTGACTTTATTCTCGGCTTGTTAAAGTTAAGGAAGGAAGAGGTTTTAtatgattttcgcattctttaaggaataaattgtaaaacaatgtAGCCGCATTTAGATAGACTGAAAAAAGTAAGAACGAATAAAAGATAACAAGTGGACCgacaaataaaattagaaattttttaACTTGATTGTGGATGTTGTTCGAAATCAAAATATAGAAGAAGTAACTTCAACttaaaaagtatgtaaattattgcttaccacagttgtttatattagcatgcaGCACAGGCGAGTTGCAGAGCAACTTTACagagtatcctgacagcgctaTACGTGGAAACCACCTTGATCGCATTAATGGAATCAGTCTGGAATACTGCAAGGGCAGGTGCCAGACCCTTAGgcgttgcctcacctttgattttaAAGGTTTGTATGATAGTAGACTAAAATTAtcttagagatggcaggtgactgtgtacTCTagaactgctaaagtctgcttcatGTGTGCTGCCCTGTGTTCTATATATAGAACTTTATCATGAAAATCAACGAAAACCACGTTAAAAATGGGaacaatgttgaaatatttagtctctttatatttgtatacgcatacataaataaaacaaaaaacatttttagagcATACTTAACGccccataatctacaaacaattttttgaatGCAAAAGGTACTTAATACATTTAGTTGtgataaaacaaagtgtgtgaaattgcATTGACTTATAAATCGCTCGTGTGGTAATTAACTTAAGAtagatgtttgctttctttaggaagaaagtgtaaaggtaaaATGACGCTAAACCCACGACTATTTAGTTACTACTGCAGTGGAGTGTGAATGTACTAGACAACATATAaagagataaactcctgtatTTACTAGAGACTTCCACTTTAATTCTGAccgaataaaaataagaaatggctcaatcgtccaccaatacatttgttttctttgctgtacTGGCCTGAAATGATGTTCAAAAATTTGCAGGTGCGCTagcataaagaaataaataataatgttatgaACCGCTGCTAATTTAAAATTGCTACCTGCACAGTTTGTGGTACCAAGCCCTGCACACAATaacttacttttactttttaaggTCACGGAATATTTACTTAGTGTGCAGCTAAACAATACAACTCTTCTGTTCTACTTCTATGCGCACCTATCCATCATTGAATCTTTTCAATTTGAACTGTAGTCACACCTCATCCTTGAGCAATACtaacacagtccacatcatgtttgtcatttgtcaaccactcctttctccactttttccgtttattgcttCTTCCCTCCTCGTGCTTCTCTGCTGACTACCGACACTTGTagttcttgttctctgattcTTCCTTTCGTTTCGTACATTAGTTATTATGAGTCAtcagtcatcttcatcattctgTTCCTTTGCTGTCCGTGTCTTCTTCTGTCAATCGCTAAGACCATGTCACTTTGGAGCGGGAGTGTGAGCTATGCaaacacaaatttattattatttattcttcattcaGCTATCTTGCAACTTATGTTTATCTATCTTGGCACTCCATGCATACAATTGTACTTGCATAAACCTTGAATGGCAAGTGATTTATGTAAATCAGAAACAAATATCGTGACTTTTTAAAGTCTCAAGCTCAAATACAACGATCTAGAAATGTATAGAACTTAGATAGTGGGTATCTTATCTGATATCTCATATTTATAAAAGAGAATGCTATCTGTGAAAATACACTGCCATTTGTGGGAAAATGTATTCTCATCGTAATCATAGATAAGTGCCTAGACCTCTTCAGCACGCCCTGCAGCTCCAGATTCTGAGAagaagacatccaggactctagtaTCAGGACTGTGGACTGACAAAACTGGTGGAGTACAGCAAACCcgctttataattattgtaaaactagtgtgtgacaggcacgCTCCtcgcaagacaacagtaaataattacaaatatacaactacgtaccgcgcaTTCTGCTGAAAACGTTTAAGTAATAGAATAACCTTTCGGGAAAAGTTCAGATAATTTGCTTTAAGCCTTCCTTGTTCAAAATGTCttgcatcatgttcagttatgtctctctctctctaactgCTGTGCCAGCCAATGGAGGTCAATGTCGGTTTCATAATGTCACCGCTCGTGAGGCTCCCTCAGACTGGTCTCCTAAGACGAGTacaggctggacccactaccagagatcctgcaagTCCACTTTGGCCACAGACGACAACtggtacaacttactgtgtaaTAGCAGGATCAACTGTCCAGACCCGAACAGCGACTGCTTGTCAGGCAGATGCTTCTGTCAATTAGGCTTCAACTTTAATGAAGCCATGAAGAAGTGTgttacaagtaagtgagaagctGTAGAATGATGAGTAGTACTCACCTTGTCCCCAAACGTTGTAtaccgtcagtttgtctgtttcttacagtCAAGATACCCTCGTAAGTTGtttaaagtaattattttcatcaaacaactgtcagaTCAATGTTTGTTCTAACATTTCAGATTTAAAAAGTGTGGCATTCACTGTTTATTCATATGCACGagctaacggttttcttcctttctaataattgtaaAATAGCAATTAACCTAAGATACATTGGTTTTAGGGTTAATACACTGCACCACAGAGGGTAATGTATCGATGAAAAACATTGCAGCTGCCATTACCCCATATCTTTGTGTCGAGACGACGTGAAAGTCattactaactgtcactttattacttgagaaaaaaactgagtgtaaaggttagaggaggaagtggctgTGAAGATGAGAAGGCAGAAGGGACATTAAACCGGAGgaataagaatatgtacacatggcagTCAGATTTTTGTAGACATAGAACTAGAATTGTTTGTGGCTAGTGTTACCAGCGGTCACAAGTTTGACTGTCTTGTAGGCGTGCTAAAGACTTGGCACAATGCAAGTTGCgggacagacgacgactgcgatgAGCCACACGGCGTGTGCTACAAACGTGTCTGTCGGTGTCACCCCGGGTACTACTACACCACACAGGATACGTGTActagcagtgagtagacaatggttctgtgtggtgtgcttGACGGAAGAAACTCGACTTTGTTCTCGGCTTGTTAAAGTTAGGGATGGAAGagcttttatattattttcgcattcttaaagaaataaagtgtaaaacaatataacgcagggatgcacaacatacggcccgcgggccatatccggccctcgacgcggtgccatccggcccgcgaaacttctgcccacagtgcaggaaatgggcatgttagtaatagtagaagaccttaaaaaaacgaaaaaaaaaaaaagggaagagaagtatttatccccacgtaggggcgtttcccaatctttttttgcGATGGACgtacatttcgattcagtgctccgacttggtgtctgtacgatgaggccggacattcagaagttggtttcgggaaaacaacttcaaatatcccactaattactacataattaatggtaagtacaacttgtttctaataaaaaaaaaatgtatctgctctatttttttttcttttttgtatttttgcggtgaagtggcccgcgacacggctgtccgaaatggatatggcccgcgacacggttgtccgaagtagatatggcccgcaggccgaaaaaggttgggcatcactgatataacgcatttagacagactgattaaaaggaagaaagaaagaaaaaaaattattaggaaTTGATTGACTTGATTGTGGATGTCGTTcgaaattcattaaaatatagaagaagtaacttcaacttaaaaagtatgtaaataattgcttaccacagttgtttatattagcatgcaGCACAGGCGAGTTGCAGAGCAACTTTACAGAGTATCCAGACAGCGCTCTACGTGGAAATCTCCTTGATGTCATCAATGGAATCAGTGTGGAAGACTGCAAGGGCAAGTGCCAGGCTGACAAtcgttgcctcacctttgatttcaaaggtttgtatgggaaaaagccttgaaacattGATATACTATATACCACACTGAGAAAAAGACATCCAGCACTCTGGCATCAAGACTATTCAATGACAAAACTGGGGGAGCATAGCAGGAATGGACAAAACATttcactttataattattgtaaaactagtgtgtgacaggcatgctccCAGCAAGAGAACAGTAAAGaattacaaatatacaactacgtaccgcgccttttgTTGAATACCTTTAAGTAATAGAATAACCTTTCGGGAAATGTTCAGATAACTTGCTTTCagtcttctttgttcaaaatgttttccgTCATGTTcagttctgtctctttctctacCTACCGTGCCAGCCCATGGAGGTCTCTGTCGGCTTCATAATGTGACAGCTCATGAGTCTCCGTCAGACTGGTATCCTAAGAGGAGTAAAGGCTGGACacactaccagagatcctgcaagTCTACTTTTGCGTCACACGATAACtggtacaacttactgtgtaaCAGTGGGATCGATTGTTATGACCGAAACAGCGACTGCTTGTCAGGCAGATGCTTTTGTCAGTCAGGCTTCAAGTTCAATGAAGCCGAGATGGAGTGTCGTGCTCcaagtaagtgagaagtagTAGAATGATGAGTAGTTTTCAGTTTGTCCCCAAACGTTGTAtaccgtcagtttgtctgtttcttacagtcaagatactctagtaagttatttaaagtaattattttcattcaacaacTGTCAgatcaatgtttacataatatttcggatttgtagcattcactgtttattcatgtcTACGGgctaacggttttcttcctttctaataattgtaagatggcaatTAACCTAACATACATTGGTTTAAGGGTTAATGTACTGGTACACCACAGAGTGGAATGTATCGCTGCAGAAGATTGCAGCTGCCACTaccccatatctttgttgtcgaGACTACGTGAAAGTTgtactaactgtcactttattatttgagaaaaaaactgaatgtaaaggttagaggaggaagtaCCTATtaagatgaggaggcagaagtgacattaaagcggaggaataagaatatgtacacatggcagTCAGACACTCGTAGACACAGAGCTAGAATTGTTTGTGGCTAGTGTTACCAGCGGTCacaagtgtgactgtcttgtaggcgaGCTGAAGACCTGGCACAATACAAGTTGCgggacagacgacgactgcgatgAGCCACACGGTGTGTGCTACAAACGTGTCTGTCGGTGTCACCCCGGGTACTACTACACCACACAGGATACGTGTActagcagtgagtagacaatggttctgtgtggtgtgaATGACCGGAAGAAACTCGACTTTGTTCTCGACTTGTTAAAGTTagggacggaagagcttttaTATGATTATCGCattcttaaagaaataaattgtaataGAGTATAGCCGCAGTTagatagactgaataaaaggcagaaaaaatgaaagggaACACTTTGGCGGAAAAAAAGCTAGAAATTTGTTTACTTGATTGTGGATGTTTTTTGAAATGCGTCAAAATGTCTAACATTTAACTTGGTCTTAACCagtatgtaaataattgcttacgcagttgtttatattagcatgcaGCAGAGGCGAGTTGCAGAGCAACTTTACAGAGTATCCAGACAGCGCTCTACGTGGAAACCACCTTGCTAGCTCGGATAGAGTCAGTGTGGATGTCTGCAAGGGCAGGTGCCTGGCCGACAATCGTTGCCTCACTTTTGACTTCAAAGGTGTGTATGGGgaaagcttgaaacattggtatactaatGATGTTAGAGTTGGAAGGTTACTTGTGTACTCTAGAACTGCTCAAAGTTCTGCTTCACGTGTCTTGCGCTTTCTATTTAATAGCACTTTATCATGAAAATCAGCGGAAATCCTGTAAAGAAGCggaaatgttgaaatatttagtctctatatatttttatcatttgtagATGCCTACATAATAAACAGTACGAAAAACAGTTTCAGAGCATACTGAGCGCCCCATAATCTACAacctttttttaatcaaaaggTCCATATATCATTTAGTTGTGATAAAACGAAGTATGTGAAATTTCATGAATGTATAACAATGCTCATGCGCTTAAATAACTTTTGATAGTGTTTGCTTTTTTaggaaagaaagtgtaaaggtaaaATCACACTGAACACACGACTATTGAGGTACTACTGCAGTCGAGTGTGAATGTACTACACCTCACATAAagagataaactcctgtgttta
Proteins encoded:
- the LOC112575506 gene encoding multiple epidermal growth factor-like domains protein 11 isoform X1, producing MHWSLLYFTYVWWEELARSCCEHRCCRSCTSCMCGGRGLYADVSIAAVVGSSLSPGIYLPLDTCRLPAVVNLSSSQTLLSSGYPATNSILTKTISGWIQMLRFLLFLLCVSRVLAKDTERCQGKDCEIKTWHNKNCRTNDDCNQPLAVCYENQCRCDPGYYYTTNDTCTSTCSTGELQSNFTEYPDSAIRGNHLDRINGISLEYCKGRCQTLRRCLTFDFKANGGQCRFHNVTAREAPSDWSPKTSTGWTHYQRSCKSTLATDDNWYNLLCNSRINCPDPNSDCLSGRCFCQLGFNFNEAMKKCVTSVLKTWHNASCGTDDDCDEPHGVCYKRVCRCHPGYYYTTQDTCTSTCSTGELQSNFTEYPDSALRGNLLDVINGISVEDCKGKCQADNRCLTFDFKVLSLSLPTVPAHGGLCRLHNVTAHESPSDWYPKRSKGWTHYQRSCKSTFASHDNWYNLLCNSGIDCYDRNSDCLSGRCFCQSGFKFNEAEMECRAPSELKTWHNTSCGTDDDCDEPHGVCYKRVCRCHPGYYYTTQDTCTSTCSRGELQSNFTEYPDSALRGNHLASSDRVSVDVCKGRCLADNRCLTFDFKGHGGLCRLHHVTALESSSDWSPKTSKGWTHYQRSCKSPFASNDTWYNLLCDSKIACPDRNSDCLSGRCMCHSGFKFNEATKKCVVTSELKTWHNTSCGTDDDCDEPHGVCYKHLCRCHPGYYYTTQDTCTSTCSRGECRATLQSIQTALYVETTLLARMESVWMSARAGAWPTIVASPLTSKPMEVSVGFIM
- the LOC112575506 gene encoding tenascin-like isoform X5 — translated: MHWSLLYFTYVWWEELARSCCEHRCCRSCTSCMCGGRGLYADVSIAAVVGSSLSPGIYLPLDTCRLPAVVNLSSSQTLLSSGYPATNSILTKTISGWIQMLRFLLFLLCVSRVLAKDTERCQGKDCEIKTWHNKNCRTNDDCNQPLAVCYENQCRCDPGYYYTTNDTCTSTCSTGELQSNFTEYPDSAIRGNHLDRINGISLEYCKGRCQTLRRCLTFDFKANGGQCRFHNVTAREAPSDWSPKTSTGWTHYQRSCKSTLATDDNWYNLLCNSRINCPDPNSDCLSGRCFCQLGFNFNEAMKKCVTSVLKTWHNASCGTDDDCDEPHGVCYKRVCRCHPGYYYTTQDTCTSTCSTGELQSNFTEYPDSALRGNLLDVINGISVEDCKGKCQADNRCLTFDFKVLSLSLPTVPAHGGLCRLHNVTAHESPSDWYPKRSKGWTHYQRSCKSTFASHDNWYNLLCNSGIDCYDRNSDCLSGRCFCQSGFKFNEAEMECRAPSELKTWHNTSCGTDDDCDEPHGVCYKHLCRCHPGYYYTTQDTCTSTCSRGECRATLQSIQTALYVETTLLARMESVWMSARAGAWPTIVASPLTSKPMEVSVGFIM
- the LOC112575506 gene encoding multiple epidermal growth factor-like domains protein 11 isoform X2, giving the protein MHWSLLYFTYVWWEELARSCCEHRCCRSCTSCMCGGRGLYADVSIAAVVGSSLSPGIYLPLDTCRLPAVVNLSSSQTLLSSGYPATNSILTKTISGWIQMLRFLLFLLCVSRVLAKDTERCQGKDCEIKTWHNKNCRTNDDCNQPLAVCYENQCRCDPGYYYTTNDTCTSTCSTGELQSNFTEYPDSAIRGNHLDRINGISLEYCKGRCQTLRRCLTFDFKANGGQCRFHNVTAREAPSDWSPKTSTGWTHYQRSCKSTLATDDNWYNLLCNSRINCPDPNSDCLSGRCFCQLGFNFNEAMKKCVTSVLKTWHNASCGTDDDCDEPHGVCYKRVCRCHPGYYYTTQDTCTSTCSTGELQSNFTEYPDSALRGNLLDVINGISVEDCKGKCQADNRCLTFDFKAHGGLCRLHNVTAHESPSDWYPKRSKGWTHYQRSCKSTFASHDNWYNLLCNSGIDCYDRNSDCLSGRCFCQSGFKFNEAEMECRAPSELKTWHNTSCGTDDDCDEPHGVCYKRVCRCHPGYYYTTQDTCTSTCSRGELQSNFTEYPDSALRGNHLASSDRVSVDVCKGRCLADNRCLTFDFKGHGGLCRLHHVTALESSSDWSPKTSKGWTHYQRSCKSPFASNDTWYNLLCDSKIACPDRNSDCLSGRCMCHSGFKFNEATKKCVVTSELKTWHNTSCGTDDDCDEPHGVCYKHLCRCHPGYYYTTQDTCTSTCSRGECRATLQSIQTALYVETTLLARMESVWMSARAGAWPTIVASPLTSKPMEVSVGFIM
- the LOC112575506 gene encoding tenascin-like isoform X6, with product MHWSLLYFTYVWWEELARSCCEHRCCRSCTSCMCGGRGLYADVSIAAVVGSSLSPGIYLPLDTCRLPAVVNLSSSQTLLSSGYPATNSILTKTISGWIQMLRFLLFLLCVSRVLAKDTERCQGKDCEIKTWHNKNCRTNDDCNQPLAVCYENQCRCDPGYYYTTNDTCTSTCSTGELQSNFTEYPDSAIRGNHLDRINGISLEYCKGRCQTLRRCLTFDFKANGGQCRFHNVTAREAPSDWSPKTSTGWTHYQRSCKSTLATDDNWYNLLCNSRINCPDPNSDCLSGRCFCQLGFNFNEAMKKCVTSVLKTWHNASCGTDDDCDEPHGVCYKRVCRCHPGYYYTTQDTCTSTCSRGELQSNFTEYPDSALRGNHLASSDRVSVDVCKGRCLADNRCLTFDFKGHGGLCRLHHVTALESSSDWSPKTSKGWTHYQRSCKSPFASNDTWYNLLCDSKIACPDRNSDCLSGRCMCHSGFKFNEATKKCVVTSELKTWHNTSCGTDDDCDEPHGVCYKHLCRCHPGYYYTTQDTCTSTCSRGECRATLQSIQTALYVETTLLARMESVWMSARAGAWPTIVASPLTSKPMEVSVGFIM
- the LOC112575506 gene encoding tenascin-like isoform X4; this translates as MHWSLLYFTYVWWEELARSCCEHRCCRSCTSCMCGGRGLYADVSIAAVVGSSLSPGIYLPLDTCRLPAVVNLSSSQTLLSSGYPATNSILTKTISGWIQMLRFLLFLLCVSRVLAKDTERCQGKDCEIKTWHNKNCRTNDDCNQPLAVCYENQCRCDPGYYYTTNDTCTSTCSTGELQSNFTEYPDSALRGNLLDVINGISVEDCKGKCQADNRCLTFDFKVLSLSLPTVPAHGGLCRLHNVTAHESPSDWYPKRSKGWTHYQRSCKSTFASHDNWYNLLCNSGIDCYDRNSDCLSGRCFCQSGFKFNEAEMECRAPSELKTWHNTSCGTDDDCDEPHGVCYKRVCRCHPGYYYTTQDTCTSTCSRGELQSNFTEYPDSALRGNHLASSDRVSVDVCKGRCLADNRCLTFDFKGHGGLCRLHHVTALESSSDWSPKTSKGWTHYQRSCKSPFASNDTWYNLLCDSKIACPDRNSDCLSGRCMCHSGFKFNEATKKCVVTSELKTWHNTSCGTDDDCDEPHGVCYKHLCRCHPGYYYTTQDTCTSTCSRGECRATLQSIQTALYVETTLLARMESVWMSARAGAWPTIVASPLTSKPMEVSVGFIM
- the LOC112575506 gene encoding tenascin-like isoform X3, with amino-acid sequence MLRFLLFLLCVSRVLAKDTERCQGKDCEIKTWHNKNCRTNDDCNQPLAVCYENQCRCDPGYYYTTNDTCTSTCSTGELQSNFTEYPDSAIRGNHLDRINGISLEYCKGRCQTLRRCLTFDFKANGGQCRFHNVTAREAPSDWSPKTSTGWTHYQRSCKSTLATDDNWYNLLCNSRINCPDPNSDCLSGRCFCQLGFNFNEAMKKCVTSVLKTWHNASCGTDDDCDEPHGVCYKRVCRCHPGYYYTTQDTCTSTCSTGELQSNFTEYPDSALRGNLLDVINGISVEDCKGKCQADNRCLTFDFKVLSLSLPTVPAHGGLCRLHNVTAHESPSDWYPKRSKGWTHYQRSCKSTFASHDNWYNLLCNSGIDCYDRNSDCLSGRCFCQSGFKFNEAEMECRAPSELKTWHNTSCGTDDDCDEPHGVCYKRVCRCHPGYYYTTQDTCTSTCSRGELQSNFTEYPDSALRGNHLASSDRVSVDVCKGRCLADNRCLTFDFKGHGGLCRLHHVTALESSSDWSPKTSKGWTHYQRSCKSPFASNDTWYNLLCDSKIACPDRNSDCLSGRCMCHSGFKFNEATKKCVVTSELKTWHNTSCGTDDDCDEPHGVCYKHLCRCHPGYYYTTQDTCTSTCSRGECRATLQSIQTALYVETTLLARMESVWMSARAGAWPTIVASPLTSKPMEVSVGFIM